The following are from one region of the Equus przewalskii isolate Varuska chromosome 21, EquPr2, whole genome shotgun sequence genome:
- the KIAA1755 gene encoding uncharacterized protein KIAA1755 homolog isoform X7: MYGNKYPGLIKVEQAGPGEAAFRMDDVASQDLEGDYVALLDFPLQSRGGSPSREVGKCHGCPFGALEEASGSKGMPVSQRMLPLSGASGGPSLEKWACAELSSSEQEPCILDSRKKVNHQATNNNSARQPQEPDCNVLGNPLHYASGLEAGVAEKPAVSKMQGPLGNLENMVQLRPGPKQASSPRLRPAAPAAPAPETKMGEGATQVSGRLPKAVTGPSRNTSSSRSPTPGLKFSFLKGQRQAPEKASLQHDRPWKVLCSLHSPTPPRARCSGKAGTSHTKTSGLATDSGPLTGEKTGFPEASTGPPERGRPPDAEPPGPEPGIGALSVEVLHSGIACLPGGRDKAGRPLLLMSTTQGAWEAPWCTASEVTKLLSYLCTVSRPEEKAKGLAVVIDARSQPPHPGLVSALQATQALPPASIRALLFLGEKEAALQLRALPDIQVEVLTSLKALSHHVAPSQLPAALDGPFPYCHSQWVQLFQRLDPFLAGLRRASSLLQASIKEFERGDPPGGVQEASRCLSRSKELMEAVLRDPGLLGLQREGGATLARLQQEASKLDFHPDVRSHLAEATALYSLMDEQLHVLVTASNHLLGRLELRVRLGRLEAAILQVSNWMEQEGSRCLRALTPRDGSLETVEQAHAAFEDFFLQAAAQYRRGLELSKQAAQLGAAGGAGEAGGAELPELAAFAATQRAFQAKLTHFYMAAERQRTDLETQLHLHHFCKRMTWFHRDCQDLMTQLRLGKAQRTSPGDQRRLHRYLQRLASEFPEEKLTAMGLQVASLSREGLGQDLWEEAWVRHEEIQTLLKKAVAHCPCPAGPTAHSAHPEPRGAATKGQGLNAEVTSKGRRDLPLQHPLGLDSSPKSCWPPWAPRVGRNRNFLVGPQTREAGQAVEAEDGEGPREPLDPAPERSLATLFSWQRLARQGQSPRPTGGSFSSEGTDSQTSLEDSPQTSPPASL; this comes from the exons ATGTACGGGAACAAGTACCCGGGGCTCATCAAGGTGGAACAAGCCGGGCCCGGGGAGGCGGCCTTCAGGATGGATGATGTGGCCAGCCAGGACTTGGAGGGGGACTATGTGGCCCTCCTGGACTTTCCCCTGCAGAGCAGAGGAGGGTCTCCCAGTCGGGAGGTGGGGAAATGCCATGGGTGTCCCTTTGGGGCGCTGGAGGAGGCATCTGGAAGTAAGGGAATGCCCGTCTCTCAAAGAATGCTGCCTCTCTCAGGGGCCAGTGGGGGgccttccttggaaaaatgggCTTGTGCGGAGCTGTCAAGCTCAGAGCAGGAGCCCTGCATTTTGGACTCCAGGAAAAAGGTCAACCATCAAGCTACCAACAACAACTCAGCACGCCAGCCCCAAGAGCCCGACTGCAACGTTCTTGGGAACCCACTGCACTATGCCTCTGGCCTCGAGGCAGGTGTCGCAGAAAAGCCAGCTGTCTCCAAGATGCAGGGACCTCTGGGAAACCTGGAGAATATGGTCCAGCTCAGGCCTGGACCAAAACAAGCATCTTCTCCTCGGCTCCGCccagctgctcctgctgctccagcCCCTGAAACCAAGATGGGAGAGGGGGCCACACAGGTCAGTGGGAGGCTCCCCAAGGCCGTGACGGGCCCCAGTAGAAACACCTCCTCTTCCAGATCCCCCACTCCTGGGCTCAAATTCTCGTTCTTGAAGGGGCAGAGGCAAGCCCCGGAGAAAGCCTCGCTCCAGCACGACCGGCCTTGGAAAGTCTTGTGTTCGCTCCACTCGCCCACGCCCCCCCGAGCCAGGTGCTCGGGGAAAG CTGGAACATCTCATACCAAAACATCTGGCCTGGCCACTGACTCAGGCCCACTGACTGGGGAAAAAACTGGCTTCCCAGAAGCTTCGACAGGCCCTCCAGAAAGAGGCCGCCCTCCGGATGCGGAGCCGCCAGGACCTGAACCAGGGATTGGGGCTCTGAGTGTGGAAGTCCTCCATTCTGGGATAGCATGCCTGCCAG gtGGTCGGGACAAGGCGGGGCGGCCCTTGCTTCTGATGTCGACCACCCAGGGGGCCTGGGAGGCGCCATGGTGCACGGCCTCAGAGGTCACCAAACTGCTCTCCTACTTGTGCACTGTCTCCAG GCCTGAAGAGAAAGCCAAGGGGCTGGCAGTTGTGATTGACGCCAGGAGCCAGCCCCCACATCCCGGTCTGGTCAGTGCCCTGCAGGCCACCCAG GCTCTGCCCCCCGCCTCCATCCGGGCCCTGCTCTTCCTGGGGGAGAAGGAGGCCGCTCTCCAGCTGCGGGCGTTACCCGACATCCAG GTAGAGGTGCTGACCTCGCTGAAGGCCCTCAGCCACCATGTGGCCCCCAGCCAGCTGCCCGCAGCCCTGGACGGCCCCTTCCCCTACTGCCACAGCCAGTGGGTGCAGCTCTTCCAG AGGTTGGACCCTTTCCTTGCTGGGCTCCGCcgggcctcctccctcctgcaggCCTCCATCAAGGAGTTTGAGAGGGGCGACCCCCCTGGAGGGGTACAG GAGGCCTCCAGGTGTCTGAGCAGGTCCAAGGAGCTGATGGAGGCCGTGCTGAGGGACCCGGGCCTGCTGGGCCTCCAGCGGGAGGGCGGGGCCACCCTGGCCAGGCTGCAGCAGGAGGCCAGCAAGCTGGACTTCCACCCCGACGTCAG gAGTCATCTGGCTGAAGCCACTGCTCTGTACAGCCTCATGGACGAGCAGCTGCATGTCCTGGTCACCGCGTCCAACCACCTCCTGGGGAGGCTGGAGCTCCGCGTCCGCCTGGGCCGCCTGGAAGCTGCCATCCTCCAG gTCAGCAACTGGATGGAGCAGGAAGGAAGCCGGTGCCTGCGAGCGCTGACCCCCCGGGACGGAAGCCTGGAGACGGTGGAGCAGGCCCACGCCGCGTTTGAGGACTTCTTCCTGCAGGCTGCA GCCCAGTACCGGCGTGGCCTGGAGCTGTCTAAGCAGGCGGCCCAGCTGGGAGCTGCAGGAGGGGCCGGAGAGGCGGGAGGAGCCGAGCTCCCAGAGCTGGCCGCCTTCGCCGCCACCCAGCGGGCCTTCCAGGCTAAGCTGACCCACTTCTACATGGCAGCCGAGCGGCAGCGCACAGACCTGGAGACGCAGCTGCACCTACACCACTTCTGCAAGAGG ATGACCTGGTTCCACAGGGACTGTCAGGACCTGATGACGCAGCTCAGGCTGGGCAAGGCCCAAAGGACCAGCCCTGGGGACCAGCGCCGCCTGCACCGCTACCTGCAGCGACTGGCGTCCGAGTTCCCTGAGGAGAAGCTCACGGCCATGGGGCTGCAGGTGGCCTCCCTGAGCCGGGAAGGCCTGGGCCAGGACCTGTGGGAGGAGGCCTGGGTGAGACACGAGGAGATCCAGACCCTCCTGAAGAAGGCCGTGGCCCACTGTCCTTGCCCAGCGGGTCCCACTGCCCACTCAGCACACCCGGAGCCAAGAGGGGCAGCCACCAAGGGCCAGGGTCTGAATGCAGAGGTCACCTCTAAGGGAAGGCGGGACCTGCCCCTCCAGCACCCACTGGGCCTGGACAGTTCGCCCAAATCCTGTTGGCCTCCTTGGGCCCCCAGAGTGGGGCGCAACAGAAATTTCCTGGTGGGCCCCCAGACCAGGGAAGCTGGCCAGGCTGTAGAGGCTGAGGATGGCGAGGGCCCCCGTGAACCCCTTGATCCTGCCCCTGAACGGTCTCTTGCCACACTCTTCTCCTGGCAGCGGCTCGCCAGGCAGGGTCAGAGCCCCCGCCCCACTGGGGGCAGCTTCTCCTCAGAGGGGACAGACTCCCAGACGTCTCTGGAGGACTCGCCACAGACAAGTCCCCCAGCATCCCTCTAG
- the KIAA1755 gene encoding uncharacterized protein KIAA1755 homolog isoform X4 produces the protein MDPPSLDTAIQHALAGLYPPFEATAPTILGQVFRLLDSDFRGDGLSFLLDFLIPAKRLCEQVREAACAPYAHCLFLHEGWPLCLRGKVVLHLAPLSPLSLREGDFYLQVEPREEQAVCITVKRLSSDLRTVDTKPVPVSSYPLIFTPAWLEAINSDFEGSPLRNCLVASEDGIVPVPWTKITCPEFVDDRPQEVDVLSPAWGSLQIEALDLSSPRELHQTTSPGSQVLLARSSAKGKDRMYGNKYPGLIKVEQAGPGEAAFRMDDVASQDLEGDYVALLDFPLQSRGGSPSREVGKCHGCPFGALEEASGSKGMPVSQRMLPLSGASGGPSLEKWACAELSSSEQEPCILDSRKKVNHQATNNNSARQPQEPDCNVLGNPLHYASGLEAGVAEKPAVSKMQGPLGNLENMVQLRPGPKQASSPRLRPAAPAAPAPETKMGEGATQVSGRLPKAVTGPSRNTSSSRSPTPGLKFSFLKGQRQAPEKASLQHDRPWKVLCSLHSPTPPRARCSGKAGTSHTKTSGLATDSGPLTGEKTGFPEASTGPPERGRPPDAEPPGPEPGIGALSVEVLHSGIACLPGGRDKAGRPLLLMSTTQGAWEAPWCTASEVTKLLSYLCTVSRGWTLSLLGSAGPPPSCRPPSRSLRGATPLEGYRSHLAEATALYSLMDEQLHVLVTASNHLLGRLELRVRLGRLEAAILQVSNWMEQEGSRCLRALTPRDGSLETVEQAHAAFEDFFLQAAAQYRRGLELSKQAAQLGAAGGAGEAGGAELPELAAFAATQRAFQAKLTHFYMAAERQRTDLETQLHLHHFCKRMTWFHRDCQDLMTQLRLGKAQRTSPGDQRRLHRYLQRLASEFPEEKLTAMGLQVASLSREGLGQDLWEEAWVRHEEIQTLLKKAVAHCPCPAGPTAHSAHPEPRGAATKGQGLNAEVTSKGRRDLPLQHPLGLDSSPKSCWPPWAPRVGRNRNFLVGPQTREAGQAVEAEDGEGPREPLDPAPERSLATLFSWQRLARQGQSPRPTGGSFSSEGTDSQTSLEDSPQTSPPASL, from the exons ATG GACCCCCCATCCCTGGACACAGCCATCCAGCACGCCCTGGCGGGCCTCTATCCCCCTTTTGAGGCCACGGCGCCCACCATCCTCGGTCAAGTGTTCCGTCTCCTGGATTCTGACTTCCGGGGAGATGGGCTGAGCTTCCTCCTGGACTTCCTGATCCCTGCCAAGCGCCTGTGTGAGCAAGTGCGCGAAGCAGCCTGT GCCCCCTACGCACACTGCCTCTTCCTGCACGAGGGCTGGCCGCTGTGCCTGCGGGGCAAGGTCGTGCTCCACCTGGCACCCCTCAGTCCCCTCTCATTGCGTGAGGGCGACTTCTACCTCCAGGTTGAGCCCCGGGAGGAGCAGGCCGTCTGCATCACGGTCAAGCGCCTCTCCTCGGACCTCCGCACGGTGGACACGAAGCCTGTTCCCGTGTCATCCTACCCTCTCATCTTCACCCCAGCGTGGCTGGAGGCCATCAACAGTGACTTTGAGGGAAGTCCCCTACGCAACTGCCTGGTAGCTTCAGAAGATGGGATTGTCCCTGTGCCCTGGACCAAGATAACCTGCCCAGAGTTTGTGGATGACAGACCCCAGGAAGTGGATGTCCTTTCCCCGGCCTGGGGGTCCCTTCAAATAGAGGCCCTCGATTTGAGCAGCCCTCGAGAGCTGCACCAGACCACGTCTCCAGGCAGCCAGGTGCTGCTTGCCCGGAGCTCGGCCAAGGGTAAAGACAGGATGTACGGGAACAAGTACCCGGGGCTCATCAAGGTGGAACAAGCCGGGCCCGGGGAGGCGGCCTTCAGGATGGATGATGTGGCCAGCCAGGACTTGGAGGGGGACTATGTGGCCCTCCTGGACTTTCCCCTGCAGAGCAGAGGAGGGTCTCCCAGTCGGGAGGTGGGGAAATGCCATGGGTGTCCCTTTGGGGCGCTGGAGGAGGCATCTGGAAGTAAGGGAATGCCCGTCTCTCAAAGAATGCTGCCTCTCTCAGGGGCCAGTGGGGGgccttccttggaaaaatgggCTTGTGCGGAGCTGTCAAGCTCAGAGCAGGAGCCCTGCATTTTGGACTCCAGGAAAAAGGTCAACCATCAAGCTACCAACAACAACTCAGCACGCCAGCCCCAAGAGCCCGACTGCAACGTTCTTGGGAACCCACTGCACTATGCCTCTGGCCTCGAGGCAGGTGTCGCAGAAAAGCCAGCTGTCTCCAAGATGCAGGGACCTCTGGGAAACCTGGAGAATATGGTCCAGCTCAGGCCTGGACCAAAACAAGCATCTTCTCCTCGGCTCCGCccagctgctcctgctgctccagcCCCTGAAACCAAGATGGGAGAGGGGGCCACACAGGTCAGTGGGAGGCTCCCCAAGGCCGTGACGGGCCCCAGTAGAAACACCTCCTCTTCCAGATCCCCCACTCCTGGGCTCAAATTCTCGTTCTTGAAGGGGCAGAGGCAAGCCCCGGAGAAAGCCTCGCTCCAGCACGACCGGCCTTGGAAAGTCTTGTGTTCGCTCCACTCGCCCACGCCCCCCCGAGCCAGGTGCTCGGGGAAAG CTGGAACATCTCATACCAAAACATCTGGCCTGGCCACTGACTCAGGCCCACTGACTGGGGAAAAAACTGGCTTCCCAGAAGCTTCGACAGGCCCTCCAGAAAGAGGCCGCCCTCCGGATGCGGAGCCGCCAGGACCTGAACCAGGGATTGGGGCTCTGAGTGTGGAAGTCCTCCATTCTGGGATAGCATGCCTGCCAG gtGGTCGGGACAAGGCGGGGCGGCCCTTGCTTCTGATGTCGACCACCCAGGGGGCCTGGGAGGCGCCATGGTGCACGGCCTCAGAGGTCACCAAACTGCTCTCCTACTTGTGCACTGTCTCCAG AGGTTGGACCCTTTCCTTGCTGGGCTCCGCcgggcctcctccctcctgcaggCCTCCATCAAGGAGTTTGAGAGGGGCGACCCCCCTGGAGGGGTACAG gAGTCATCTGGCTGAAGCCACTGCTCTGTACAGCCTCATGGACGAGCAGCTGCATGTCCTGGTCACCGCGTCCAACCACCTCCTGGGGAGGCTGGAGCTCCGCGTCCGCCTGGGCCGCCTGGAAGCTGCCATCCTCCAG gTCAGCAACTGGATGGAGCAGGAAGGAAGCCGGTGCCTGCGAGCGCTGACCCCCCGGGACGGAAGCCTGGAGACGGTGGAGCAGGCCCACGCCGCGTTTGAGGACTTCTTCCTGCAGGCTGCA GCCCAGTACCGGCGTGGCCTGGAGCTGTCTAAGCAGGCGGCCCAGCTGGGAGCTGCAGGAGGGGCCGGAGAGGCGGGAGGAGCCGAGCTCCCAGAGCTGGCCGCCTTCGCCGCCACCCAGCGGGCCTTCCAGGCTAAGCTGACCCACTTCTACATGGCAGCCGAGCGGCAGCGCACAGACCTGGAGACGCAGCTGCACCTACACCACTTCTGCAAGAGG ATGACCTGGTTCCACAGGGACTGTCAGGACCTGATGACGCAGCTCAGGCTGGGCAAGGCCCAAAGGACCAGCCCTGGGGACCAGCGCCGCCTGCACCGCTACCTGCAGCGACTGGCGTCCGAGTTCCCTGAGGAGAAGCTCACGGCCATGGGGCTGCAGGTGGCCTCCCTGAGCCGGGAAGGCCTGGGCCAGGACCTGTGGGAGGAGGCCTGGGTGAGACACGAGGAGATCCAGACCCTCCTGAAGAAGGCCGTGGCCCACTGTCCTTGCCCAGCGGGTCCCACTGCCCACTCAGCACACCCGGAGCCAAGAGGGGCAGCCACCAAGGGCCAGGGTCTGAATGCAGAGGTCACCTCTAAGGGAAGGCGGGACCTGCCCCTCCAGCACCCACTGGGCCTGGACAGTTCGCCCAAATCCTGTTGGCCTCCTTGGGCCCCCAGAGTGGGGCGCAACAGAAATTTCCTGGTGGGCCCCCAGACCAGGGAAGCTGGCCAGGCTGTAGAGGCTGAGGATGGCGAGGGCCCCCGTGAACCCCTTGATCCTGCCCCTGAACGGTCTCTTGCCACACTCTTCTCCTGGCAGCGGCTCGCCAGGCAGGGTCAGAGCCCCCGCCCCACTGGGGGCAGCTTCTCCTCAGAGGGGACAGACTCCCAGACGTCTCTGGAGGACTCGCCACAGACAAGTCCCCCAGCATCCCTCTAG
- the KIAA1755 gene encoding uncharacterized protein KIAA1755 homolog isoform X5 codes for MDPPSLDTAIQHALAGLYPPFEATAPTILGQVFRLLDSDFRGDGLSFLLDFLIPAKRLCEQVREAACAPYAHCLFLHEGWPLCLRGKVVLHLAPLSPLSLREGDFYLQVEPREEQAVCITVKRLSSDLRTVDTKPVPVSSYPLIFTPAWLEAINSDFEGSPLRNCLVASEDGIVPVPWTKITCPEFVDDRPQEVDVLSPAWGSLQIEALDLSSPRELHQTTSPGSQVLLARSSAKGKDRMYGNKYPGLIKVEQAGPGEAAFRMDDVASQDLEGDYVALLDFPLQSRGGSPSREVGKCHGCPFGALEEASGSKGMPVSQRMLPLSGASGGPSLEKWACAELSSSEQEPCILDSRKKVNHQATNNNSARQPQEPDCNVLGNPLHYASGLEAGVAEKPAVSKMQGPLGNLENMVQLRPGPKQASSPRLRPAAPAAPAPETKMGEGATQVSGRLPKAVTGPSRNTSSSRSPTPGLKFSFLKGQRQAPEKASLQHDRPWKVLCSLHSPTPPRARCSGKAGTSHTKTSGLATDSGPLTGEKTGFPEASTGPPERGRPPDAEPPGPEPGIGALSVEVLHSGIACLPGGRDKAGRPLLLMSTTQGAWEAPWCTASEVTKLLSYLCTVSRPEEKAKGLAVVIDARSQPPHPGLVSALQATQALPPASIRALLFLGEKEAALQLRALPDIQVEVLTSLKALSHHVAPSQLPAALDGPFPYCHSQWVQLFQRLDPFLAGLRRASSLLQASIKEFERGDPPGGVQEASRCLSRSKELMEAVLRDPGLLGLQREGGATLARLQQEASKLDFHPDVRSHLAEATALYSLMDEQLHVLVTASNHLLGRLELRVRLGRLEAAILQVSNWMEQEGSRCLRALTPRDGSLETVEQAHAAFEDFFLQAAAQYRRGLELSKQAAQLGAAGGAGEAGGAELPELAAFAATQRAFQAKLTHFYMAAERQRTDLETQLHLHHFCKRPSVPRLISPILQMRKLRPKDGRTLPKATQLEEGRAGI; via the exons ATG GACCCCCCATCCCTGGACACAGCCATCCAGCACGCCCTGGCGGGCCTCTATCCCCCTTTTGAGGCCACGGCGCCCACCATCCTCGGTCAAGTGTTCCGTCTCCTGGATTCTGACTTCCGGGGAGATGGGCTGAGCTTCCTCCTGGACTTCCTGATCCCTGCCAAGCGCCTGTGTGAGCAAGTGCGCGAAGCAGCCTGT GCCCCCTACGCACACTGCCTCTTCCTGCACGAGGGCTGGCCGCTGTGCCTGCGGGGCAAGGTCGTGCTCCACCTGGCACCCCTCAGTCCCCTCTCATTGCGTGAGGGCGACTTCTACCTCCAGGTTGAGCCCCGGGAGGAGCAGGCCGTCTGCATCACGGTCAAGCGCCTCTCCTCGGACCTCCGCACGGTGGACACGAAGCCTGTTCCCGTGTCATCCTACCCTCTCATCTTCACCCCAGCGTGGCTGGAGGCCATCAACAGTGACTTTGAGGGAAGTCCCCTACGCAACTGCCTGGTAGCTTCAGAAGATGGGATTGTCCCTGTGCCCTGGACCAAGATAACCTGCCCAGAGTTTGTGGATGACAGACCCCAGGAAGTGGATGTCCTTTCCCCGGCCTGGGGGTCCCTTCAAATAGAGGCCCTCGATTTGAGCAGCCCTCGAGAGCTGCACCAGACCACGTCTCCAGGCAGCCAGGTGCTGCTTGCCCGGAGCTCGGCCAAGGGTAAAGACAGGATGTACGGGAACAAGTACCCGGGGCTCATCAAGGTGGAACAAGCCGGGCCCGGGGAGGCGGCCTTCAGGATGGATGATGTGGCCAGCCAGGACTTGGAGGGGGACTATGTGGCCCTCCTGGACTTTCCCCTGCAGAGCAGAGGAGGGTCTCCCAGTCGGGAGGTGGGGAAATGCCATGGGTGTCCCTTTGGGGCGCTGGAGGAGGCATCTGGAAGTAAGGGAATGCCCGTCTCTCAAAGAATGCTGCCTCTCTCAGGGGCCAGTGGGGGgccttccttggaaaaatgggCTTGTGCGGAGCTGTCAAGCTCAGAGCAGGAGCCCTGCATTTTGGACTCCAGGAAAAAGGTCAACCATCAAGCTACCAACAACAACTCAGCACGCCAGCCCCAAGAGCCCGACTGCAACGTTCTTGGGAACCCACTGCACTATGCCTCTGGCCTCGAGGCAGGTGTCGCAGAAAAGCCAGCTGTCTCCAAGATGCAGGGACCTCTGGGAAACCTGGAGAATATGGTCCAGCTCAGGCCTGGACCAAAACAAGCATCTTCTCCTCGGCTCCGCccagctgctcctgctgctccagcCCCTGAAACCAAGATGGGAGAGGGGGCCACACAGGTCAGTGGGAGGCTCCCCAAGGCCGTGACGGGCCCCAGTAGAAACACCTCCTCTTCCAGATCCCCCACTCCTGGGCTCAAATTCTCGTTCTTGAAGGGGCAGAGGCAAGCCCCGGAGAAAGCCTCGCTCCAGCACGACCGGCCTTGGAAAGTCTTGTGTTCGCTCCACTCGCCCACGCCCCCCCGAGCCAGGTGCTCGGGGAAAG CTGGAACATCTCATACCAAAACATCTGGCCTGGCCACTGACTCAGGCCCACTGACTGGGGAAAAAACTGGCTTCCCAGAAGCTTCGACAGGCCCTCCAGAAAGAGGCCGCCCTCCGGATGCGGAGCCGCCAGGACCTGAACCAGGGATTGGGGCTCTGAGTGTGGAAGTCCTCCATTCTGGGATAGCATGCCTGCCAG gtGGTCGGGACAAGGCGGGGCGGCCCTTGCTTCTGATGTCGACCACCCAGGGGGCCTGGGAGGCGCCATGGTGCACGGCCTCAGAGGTCACCAAACTGCTCTCCTACTTGTGCACTGTCTCCAG GCCTGAAGAGAAAGCCAAGGGGCTGGCAGTTGTGATTGACGCCAGGAGCCAGCCCCCACATCCCGGTCTGGTCAGTGCCCTGCAGGCCACCCAG GCTCTGCCCCCCGCCTCCATCCGGGCCCTGCTCTTCCTGGGGGAGAAGGAGGCCGCTCTCCAGCTGCGGGCGTTACCCGACATCCAG GTAGAGGTGCTGACCTCGCTGAAGGCCCTCAGCCACCATGTGGCCCCCAGCCAGCTGCCCGCAGCCCTGGACGGCCCCTTCCCCTACTGCCACAGCCAGTGGGTGCAGCTCTTCCAG AGGTTGGACCCTTTCCTTGCTGGGCTCCGCcgggcctcctccctcctgcaggCCTCCATCAAGGAGTTTGAGAGGGGCGACCCCCCTGGAGGGGTACAG GAGGCCTCCAGGTGTCTGAGCAGGTCCAAGGAGCTGATGGAGGCCGTGCTGAGGGACCCGGGCCTGCTGGGCCTCCAGCGGGAGGGCGGGGCCACCCTGGCCAGGCTGCAGCAGGAGGCCAGCAAGCTGGACTTCCACCCCGACGTCAG gAGTCATCTGGCTGAAGCCACTGCTCTGTACAGCCTCATGGACGAGCAGCTGCATGTCCTGGTCACCGCGTCCAACCACCTCCTGGGGAGGCTGGAGCTCCGCGTCCGCCTGGGCCGCCTGGAAGCTGCCATCCTCCAG gTCAGCAACTGGATGGAGCAGGAAGGAAGCCGGTGCCTGCGAGCGCTGACCCCCCGGGACGGAAGCCTGGAGACGGTGGAGCAGGCCCACGCCGCGTTTGAGGACTTCTTCCTGCAGGCTGCA GCCCAGTACCGGCGTGGCCTGGAGCTGTCTAAGCAGGCGGCCCAGCTGGGAGCTGCAGGAGGGGCCGGAGAGGCGGGAGGAGCCGAGCTCCCAGAGCTGGCCGCCTTCGCCGCCACCCAGCGGGCCTTCCAGGCTAAGCTGACCCACTTCTACATGGCAGCCGAGCGGCAGCGCACAGACCTGGAGACGCAGCTGCACCTACACCACTTCTGCAAGAGG CCCAGTGTGCCACGGTTAATCAGCCCCATCCtacagatgcggaaactgaggcccaaagacgGAAGGactttgcccaaggccacacagctggaggaaggaagagctgggatttga